The Chitinophaga pinensis DSM 2588 region TATTTGTTAAAAAAAAAGGGAATTAACGCACTAATCCTGGAAGGGGCCGATAGAACAGGTGGCAGAATCAAAACAGTTAACGGTACTTTAGGTACACCGATGGAGTTAGGAGCCACCTGGTTCTCAGATGCACATATCAACTTAATAGAACTATTAGATGAATTGGGCCTTCATAAGTTTCCGCAATATAATACAGGTCTTTCCTTGTTCTATACCCGGCCAGATCAACCACCCCAGCAATTTTATGTACCAGAAGAAACATCTCCTTCCTATCGGCTGGCAGGTGGTACGCAGAACCTCATTAAAAACCTCATGGGGAAGCTGGAAAAAAATACTATACAACTTAACACAAAAGTCAGTAAAATTTCTGCTAAAAACGAATACCTATATGCGGAGACAACAGACAATAGAATTTATAAAGCCCGGTATATATTTTTATGTTTACCACCACAACTCGCAGGATCCGATATAAAATTTGAGCCTTCATTACCTGAAAACCTACTTTCAATTATGCCCAGGATACAAACGTGGATGGCAGGGTCCATTAAATTTATACTTGAGTATGATCAACAATTCTGGAGAAAGGCGGGTTTTTCAGGCATGATTTATAGCAATGCTGGTATTATAACAGAAATGTATGACCATACAAATTATGAAGGTAATAAATTTGGGTTTACCGGATTTTTGCACGAAGAGGCGCAACAATTTAGTCAGGAAGAACGTAAAAAGATGGTCCTGGAACAAGTAGCTCACAACTATGGAGATCGGGCGTTATATCCGTTATTATACGAAGATAAAATCTGGACAGGTAAATTTTTACTTTCAGGTAATCCAATTATCAGGTTACGGCATTTAAATAATGGACATCCATTACTACAATCCCGATATATGGATGACCGCCTTTTTTTCTGTGCAACAGAAAGTTCACCTCATTATCCTGGCTATATGGAAGGGGCTGTTATGGTAGCGAAAAATATAATGAAAACATTGGGAGTATAATCACTTTAAATATGAGAGGCTGTATAATACACAGCCTCTCATATATTCATTGTATTCTTGGTTGCGTACCTGTTTTTCTAATGCTATTAATAACCATGGTAGTTAGCGAAATAACCAGCAAAGGAATGACAGCCAGATTAACTCCCTTCCACCCATAAGCATTTAGAAGGTTACCAGCGGAAAAGCCAGAAGCACTGATAACGGTAAATACAAAGAAGTCGTGCATTGCCTGGGTTTTTGCTTTCTCCTGTGGCCGATATGCCTGCGTAAGTAATGTTGTACCACCTATAAACATAAAATTCCAGCCAATTCCTAACAAAATAAGACCAGAAACAAAATGCATAAAATCGGTACCTGATATTGCAAATGACACATGTATAAATAATATAATAATACCGGTGATGATGATTCTATGTACACCGAATCTTTTTATCAGCGTACCGGTAAAAAATGATGGTACGAACATACCCAAGACATGCCATTGTATCACCATAGCTGCATCATCACTGTTGTGTCCGGAATGATGCATTGCCAATGGAGTGGCCGTCATTACCATATTCATTACCGAATAACCCACTGCAGATGAAATCAGTGCACTAATTGTAAGCCTGTTGAAAACTATCTCCCTCAGAGACCTGGCTGGTTGTAAATCCTCCACTATATTTTGCAATGAAACCTTTGGCTGTTGTATATTAAATATGATAGCCAACGCACATACACTCAAAATCGCTATAGATAAATAACAGTAAGCAAATGGTACTGGTCCTACATGCTGTGTAAATCTGGCAAGGTTAGGCCCGGCTATAGCTGCCACTACCCCTCCAGCAAGTACAAACGAGATTGCTTTCCCTTTATTCTCATCTGTTACTGCATCAGCAGCTGCAAATCGGTAATATTGAGAAAACCCCTGATAAAATCCGATCATCATGTTAGCCATAACAAATAGCGGGAAAGAACCCCTAACGATTGCATAAGATGCTAATAACCCACCACTAAGACCAAATGCAATACCTGACATAAATCCCTTTCGCTGACCAATTTTCTTTATAATAAAGGAAGCTGGAATCATCATCATAGCTGTCCCTAATGACATCATGCCAATAGGTAATGTTGCCAAACTTTTATTCGATGCAAGGTTCAGCCCCACCATGCCTGATATAGTAAAAACTATAATTGATGAAGTTTGGAAAAGTGATTGAGCAATTGATAAAATAATAACTTTATTCCATTGTGTTTTCATGCCACTGAACGATAATTTAATTTGAAATTTGATGCATTACTTATATAGTATATGGGATGGTCAAAAGGCCACCCATAATTAGGTGACCTCTCTCTTATAACTAAATAGGCATTAGACATTCAAATGATATACTTTTTTTATTTCGATGCAAAGTTGACGAAAGATGAAGAATAAATTGATGTACATTATTGCAAACAAATGGTAAGTTTCAGTATTTACAGAATTTACTGCAATTGATTAGTATTGAAGGCGGATTGGCAGGCTGTTATATTTATGATAGCAAAAAACCTTTTTACTTATATTTGTTGGGATAGGTAGAATGAGTTAGGAAGCATTTAGAACTGGTAATCTTCCTCCGAGTTCTAAATCTTTGACAAGCAATCTCTGCAACTAATTGATATTCAGAGTCCGAACCGTTCCAGTTCTGGGCACAAACGCAAAACGCCGGAGATAATATCTCCGGCGTTTTTGATTTAGGCTTTATTATTATCTATTACGTACTTATTCATTTAAAATGTGGGCGTTGAGATAGTAAATATAATGAGATGAGCGTGAATACACTTACTTATTATATTAAGTATAGACAACAGGCAAATTGACCTAACGCCACAACTCCATCCTTTATTTAAATAGAAATATTCATTTCCCTCTTTTTTTTGAAGCGTAAACTTTTTTACATCTACAATTGTTTATGAATAGCATATTTTATATGCTGTAAGTACCCCTTAACGGCAGACAGTTTAAAATTAGATAAAAGTGTTAATTTTAAACTAATCTGTTCATCATGAAAAAAACAAGATTTACAGAATCCCAGATTGTTTCTATCCTTAAACAACAAGAATCCGGGATACCGACCAAAGAGATCTGCCGACAACACGGCATTTCAGAAGCGACTTTCTATAATTGGAAGAGTCGTTATGGAGGTATGGAAGCCTCAGATGTAAGGCGTTTGAAAGATCTAGAAGAAGAAAATGCGCGTCTGAAAAGGATGTATGCTGATGTATCCCTGGATAATCAACTTCTTAAAGATCTCTTCACAAAAAAAGGCTGGGCCCTGCCACCCAAAGACAAATAGCGCATGAGCTGGTTAGTGAAGAAGGTATTTCTGTGAGTAGGGCCTGTAGACTTGTATCCTTTCCACGATCTCAATTCTATTACAATAGCCGTAAGAATGATAATGCAGTTATTATTGCATTGCAGGAATTGGCTTTTAAGCATCCTAATTACGGCTTCAGGAAGCTATCCTCTTATTTGCGGAGGGCAGGCCATAAATGGAATCATAAACGGATTTACCGTGTTTATAGGCTATTAAAACTCAACAAACGTAGGAAAGGGAAAAGACGATTACCCGCCCGGATAAAGCAACCACTGATCAGGCAACAAATGATTAACGTTAGTTGGAGTATGGATTTTATGAGTGATAGTATGACTGGTAATAGACGCTTCCGGACTTTTAATGTAATGGATGACTGTTCAAGAGAAGCATTGGCTATTGAGATCGATACATCCCTATCTGCCAAGAGGGTTACGCGGGTACTGGACCGAATATTGACAACACGTGGTAAGCCGAATAGTATACGAGTAGATAATGGACCGGAGTTCACTTCTACAAAGTTTTGCCTATGGTGCAAAACGAATAATATCATCGTTCAATACATCCAGCCAGGTAAGCCAATGCAAAACGGATATATAGAAAGGTTTAACCGTCTATATCGTGAGGCTGTTCTTGATGCATACTTATTTTTTGACCTTAACCAGGTACGAGAGTTAACAGAGGAGTGGCTGGAAGAATACAATCAGCGTAGACCACATGAAGCATTAAATAATCTTACCCCAGAAGAGTGGAAAAACATGGTTCTTGAAGAAACGATTCTCCAGAAGAATACTGTTTGCTAAACGGGGTACTTACACTTCCACAAAAAGTATGGAAGGCCTGCCTTCGGCAGGAATTAAGTTTTGTCAAAGCGGGTGGTCAAGATACCGTTCTGCTGGTCAGCATCTCCGGAATACACAAATGTTTAGGATCCTTATGAAAACTGCTAAAATTTCAATAATTTTTAAAGGACATATTTTTTCGTTCAGCATAATAAAAATTTTCGACTTTTATTATTGCAATTAATCAAACAAGCTATTTTCCATTCCCTCAATTGTAGGAAGTTGCGTTTTTAAATTTTCCGGAATAATTTCGGATAATTCAAATGCACTCACACCAATAGGTTTATTTAGGTCGCGAAGTGAATATTCGACTTCTATTTTATCTTTCATTCTACATAAAATGATACCAATTGATGGGCTATCAGTTGAATGTCTCAATTGGCTATCTACAGCAGATAAGTAAAAATTCAGTTTGCCGGCATACTCTGGTTTAAATTTACCTGCTTTTAATTCTATTACTACAAAACATCGAAGATGAAGATGATAAAAAAGCAAATCCAAAATAATCGGCTTCATTTATCTCCAATTTGTATTGACGACCAACAAATGCAAACCCCTTTCCGAGTTCAAGCATAAAATCTGTTATCTTTTGGGTCAATGCCTGTTCGATTTCACGTTCTTGTGCATCATCTTCCAATCCCAGAAAATCAAAATGATATGGATCTTTAATATTTTCGAGCGCTAAATCCGATTGTGGTTTGGGAAGCGCCACTTCAAAATTATGGTCAGACTTACCTAATCTTAAATGGTAATTTCTACTAATATTTGTCTCAAGGGTATCACGAGACCATCCGTTCTTATGGGTGGCATTTGCATAAACAATGGCGATATCTATATCTTTTACCTTGGAAATCAATAGCCTTTGATATGACCACGGTAATTGTGCCACAGGCTGTGGCACAAATTCAAACTGTTGGGAGAAGAACAAATACCACTGCCGTATTGTATATAAATTCCTTCGAGAAAACCCATTGATTTGAGGAAAACTCAATTTCAAGTCAATTGCAAGTTGTTGAAGAAAGTTATCTCCCCACTTGAAATCTTTCTGTCGTGCTACAATTTCACTTCCCAACTCCCAGTATAGTTCAATCAGAGCAACGTTGAAATTTTGAGCTGCTCTT contains the following coding sequences:
- a CDS encoding flavin monoamine oxidase family protein — translated: MEYDYLIIGGGLSGLTLAYLLKKKGINALILEGADRTGGRIKTVNGTLGTPMELGATWFSDAHINLIELLDELGLHKFPQYNTGLSLFYTRPDQPPQQFYVPEETSPSYRLAGGTQNLIKNLMGKLEKNTIQLNTKVSKISAKNEYLYAETTDNRIYKARYIFLCLPPQLAGSDIKFEPSLPENLLSIMPRIQTWMAGSIKFILEYDQQFWRKAGFSGMIYSNAGIITEMYDHTNYEGNKFGFTGFLHEEAQQFSQEERKKMVLEQVAHNYGDRALYPLLYEDKIWTGKFLLSGNPIIRLRHLNNGHPLLQSRYMDDRLFFCATESSPHYPGYMEGAVMVAKNIMKTLGV
- a CDS encoding MFS transporter, whose amino-acid sequence is MKTQWNKVIILSIAQSLFQTSSIIVFTISGMVGLNLASNKSLATLPIGMMSLGTAMMMIPASFIIKKIGQRKGFMSGIAFGLSGGLLASYAIVRGSFPLFVMANMMIGFYQGFSQYYRFAAADAVTDENKGKAISFVLAGGVVAAIAGPNLARFTQHVGPVPFAYCYLSIAILSVCALAIIFNIQQPKVSLQNIVEDLQPARSLREIVFNRLTISALISSAVGYSVMNMVMTATPLAMHHSGHNSDDAAMVIQWHVLGMFVPSFFTGTLIKRFGVHRIIITGIIILFIHVSFAISGTDFMHFVSGLILLGIGWNFMFIGGTTLLTQAYRPQEKAKTQAMHDFFVFTVISASGFSAGNLLNAYGWKGVNLAVIPLLVISLTTMVINSIRKTGTQPRIQ
- a CDS encoding IS3 family transposase (programmed frameshift) — encoded protein: MKKTRFTESQIVSILKQQESGIPTKEICRQHGISEATFYNWKSRYGGMEASDVRRLKDLEEENARLKRMYADVSLDNQLLKDLFNKKRLGPATQRQIAHELVSEEGISVSRACRLVSFPRSQFYYNSRKNDNAVIIALQELAFKHPNYGFRKLSSYLRRAGHKWNHKRIYRVYRLLKLNKRRKGKRRLPARIKQPLIRQQMINVSWSMDFMSDSMTGNRRFRTFNVMDDCSREALAIEIDTSLSAKRVTRVLDRILTTRGKPNSIRVDNGPEFTSTKFCLWCKTNNIIVQYIQPGKPMQNGYIERFNRLYREAVLDAYLFFDLNQVRELTEEWLEEYNQRRPHEALNNLTPEEWKNMVLEETILQKNTVC